GTTCAGGAACTCGCTAGACGCTATAAGTCCTGGTTGCAAGTTTGTTTATGACCTTCAGGTTAGAACACCATAATCAAATTCTCACAGTTCTTGAATCTTTAGATTCGGACATACTTAGGAAGGGTTCTGCTTACTTTGGTGGCGGAACCCTTCTTGCATTTGAGTTTGAAGAATATCGCTGGAGTAAGGATATTGATTTTATTGCTTCTGTTGGTACAGAAGGCTATAAATATTTACGTACAGTGGTATTTGAAGGTGGGCATGAAGCATTGTTTCGTGATTTAAGCAAAATCCAAGTTGGACGTAGCACAACTGACCAATATGGAATTCGGATGATCGTTTTTGTGGATGATATGCCGATTAAAACGGAAATTATCGCTGAAACTCGTTTTCAGCTAGACCCACCAAGATATCCAAAGTGGTCACTCGTCCCTTGCTTAAGCTTCAATGACTGTTTTACCTCTAAGCTGCTGTCAAATTCTGATCGTTACGCGGATGACAGTGTTGAAGCAAGAGATTTGATCGATCTAGCAATTCTTAGGCTGCAATCTCGAATCCCTCAAGCATCAATTGAGAAGGCTGAAAAAGCTTATCAGGTTATGCGCCCTTTGAAAAGAGCGATTGAACTCTTTCAGGGAAGACCTGATTACAGGGAGAAATGCTTTCTCAGTCTACAAGTTGATCAAGCTCAGATACCCAAAATTCTCGATGGTATTGATTTACTCTCAACAGATTTAGGTTTATCTCACACTCCAAGGGCTTTTCAAGAACAACATGATATCTTGGCTGATTTAGAAACACAAATTAAAAAACAAGAAGATTCTTAAAACAGATCGCGTTATCCAATGCCCAATGCCCCATTCCCCATTCCCCATTTCCCATTACCCATTCCCCATTCCTAAACCCTTGAAGCTGTTTGTTTATCACTCGCAGGACTAACAGGCAATGGTTGAGCCGCTTTCAATACCGCATCCAGCAACCCTGGAAATAGCACCTCTAAATCTTCACGCCGTAGTATGTTGATGTGATGTGTCCCTTCTTTACGTGTAAAGACTATCCCAGACTCCCGCAAAATCTTAAAATGATTGGACATTGTAGACTTTGCGATCGCAAAATCGAACTGGGCACAGCATTGTTCCCCCTCAGTGGCCAGCAGTCGCACAATCTCTAGCCGCACTGGATCGCCCAATGCATACAGCACTCCCGGTAAAGAAATATTTTTTCTATCTGGATGATAAAGAAATCTCATAGTTGCATTATCTCATCGAGTGGCATATATTTTTATTATTCGATATTATCGAATAATAGAATTAATTAGGAAGGCAATTTATGTCATCCATTACAAATGTCACAGAAGCCACATTCAAGCAAGAAGTCTTGGAAAGTGAAATTCCGGTCTTAGTAGACTTTTGGGCCCCGTGGTGCGGCCCTTGCCGGATGGTAGGCCCAGTAGTCGATGAAGTTGCTGCGGAATACGAAGGACAGGTGAAATTTGTGAAGCTGAACACAGATCAGAATCCTACTGTCGCCAGCCATTATGGAATTCGCAGCATTCCGACGCTGATGGTTTTTAAGGGAGGTCGGCAGGTTGATACTGTCGTAGGGGCAGTCCCAAAAACCACCTTGAATAAGACCTTAGCACAGCATCTTTAATCTAGGTACTGTTGTGAGAAGCATTTAGTTTCTAGTCTTCTCTAATCAAGGGAGGCAGGAGTCAGAATACACCTGACTTCTGTACAGACGCGATTAATCGCGTCTCTCCCCACTCCTGACTTCTGACTCCTGAATTCTGTTTCAACTAATGGGGAAAGAGCGAAATGGACTTGAAATTGCATGGTAAATCCGCGCTAGTGAGCGGCTCAACCGCAGGTATTGGTTTAGCGATCGCCCAAGCGCTAGCTCAAGAAGGTGCATCAGTAATTGTCAATGGTCGGTCTGAAGAAAGAGTAACCCAAGCGATCGCTAAAATTCAACAAAGTACACCTGAAGCGAAAGTTTCTGGCGTTGTTGCTGACACAAGTACTGCATCAGGGGTAGAGGAACTCTTTCAAAAAGTTCCTCACGTTGATATCCTCATTAATAATCTGGGTATTTATGAGCCAAAAACCTTTTTTGATATTACCGATGAAGATTGGTTAAACATATTTCAGGTTAACGTTCTCAGTGGAGTCCGTTTGAGTCGGCAATATCTGCAAAAGCAGCTAGAGCAAAACTGGGGACGGATAATTTTTATCTCCAGCGAATCTGCGATTCAAATTCCGGTGGAAATGATTCACTATGGCACAACTAAGACAGCGCAACTAGCCATTGCACGAGGTCTAGCAGAAATGACTATCGGGACTGGAGTCACTGTAAACTCCGTCCTCCCCGGGCCAACCCGTTCAGAAGGAGTTGAAGAGTTTATCACCAACCTGGCGCAGGAACGTGGTATCAATCGTGCTGAAGTCGAGGCTGAGTTTTTTCAAAATGTGCGTCCAAGTTCCTTAATCAAACGCTTTGCAACTAATGAAGAAGTAGCTGCGATCGTAGTTTACCTTTCTAGTCCTGTAGCTTCAGCAACTAATGGTGCAGCTTTGCGGGTAGATGGTGGCGTTATTCGGTCAATTGTTTAGTATTTGAACCACATTTCGTAGGCGTACAGTCAACTTAACGTTATAAAGGGCGGTTAGAAAGCGCGTCTACACTAAACTTTACCCACCTGCGTGGGTTAAAAAACTTTGAATTGGAGTAAACAACATGACTACTGAGATCAATTTATTCTCTTCTTACCAATTAGGGAATTTGGAACTCCCTAACCGAATTGTGATGGCACCCTTAACCCGAAACCGAGCCAGTAAGGGAAACGTGCCATACGAACTGAATGCTACCTACTACGCTCAACGTGCTTCCGCCGGATTGATTATTTCTGAAGCAACACAGGTAACTCCTGAAGGACAAGGTTATCCCGCTACACCAGGAATTCATTCACCAGAACAGGTGGAAGGATGGAAGTTAATAACTGATGCCGTACATCAGCAGGGTGGAAGAATTTTTCTGCAACTATGGCATGTAGGCAGAATTTCCCATCCTGACTTACAACCAAATGGAGCTTTACCTGTGGCACCTTCTGCCATTGCTCCTAAAGGTGAAGCTGCAACTTATGAGGGGCCAAAACCCTTTGTTACTCCCCGCGCTTTAGAAACTTCAGAAATACCGCAAATAGTAGAACAGTATCGTCAGGGAGCTGCAAATGCTCTAGCGGCTGGGTTTGATGGGGTAGAAATTCACTCAGCTAATGGTTATTTAATAGATCAATTTCTCCGCGATCGCACCAATCAACGTACAGATAAATATGGAGGTTCCATTGAGAATCGCACCCGATTCTTGTTGGAAGTGACAGAGGCGGTAACTAGTGTGTGGGATTCTAACCGAGTTGGGGTTCGTTTGTCTCCCAGTGGGACTTTTAATGATATAGGTGACTCCAATCCCCTAGAGACATTCGGTTATGCGGCTCAAGCGTTGAACCAGTTTAATTTGGCATATCTGCATATTTATGAGGCAACCGAGGCAGATATCAGACATGGCGGGATAATTGTACCCACCAGTCATATCCGCGATCGCTTTACAGGTACACTCATCGTCAATGGTGGTTATACCCGTGAAAAAGGTGATGCAGTGCTGGCAAACAAAGCAGCAGATTTAGTTGCCTTTGGCACATTATTTATATCAAACCCAGATTTACCCCGACGCTTGGCTTTAAATGCACCACTAAATGAAGCAAATCAAGCAACCTTTTATGGTGGCGGTGAACAAGGATATACAGACTATCCATTTTGGTCGGCTGCTAATGAGGCGGTAGCTAAGGCGTAATTCGTAATTATGACTTCATGACTGTACCTTGCGCGTGCCGTAGGCAAATCGTTTGTTCTGAAACAAGAAATAATTTTTATTTTTGTTTCGGGAATAAATAGATTTGCTTGTATCCTAATTACGTTAGCGCCACGCAAAGCGAGTCTGCGTTAGCTTTTAGCGTCTCGTAGAGAACGTAATTACGAATTATTTGGTCATAACTCAACTATCAGGAGAATCTCATGAGTTCCATCACCCAAACCATACCTTTAGATGTACCCAGTGCGATCGCTCAACGTCGTTCAATCAAAACTTTTAAAGCAGACCCCATTGCCCCAGAACTGCTCAAGCAACTGGTAGAGTTAACCGTGGCAGCGCCCAGTAGTTATAATATCCAGGACTGGCAAATTATTCTCGTGCAAGATGAGGCGCAAAAGGCAGCATTATCAGCAGCATCGTGGAATCAACAGCAAATTGTTCAAGCACCTGTAACCTTCGTTTTTGCCGCCGATCCTAACGCAGGCGAACAAAACTTGGCCGCGATTTTGGAGCGTGCAAGTGAAACTGGAGCATGGAATGAAGGCACGGTAAACTATTTTAAAACCGCCATCCCACAATTTCAAGCTGGGTTAGGCGACAAACGACGCGAATATGCAATCAAAGATGCCATAATTGCTGCTACTCATTTGGTGTTAGCAGCAGAAAGTTTGGGATTATCCACTTGTTTTATGAACGGTTGGATTGAGGATAGGGTAAAACAAGTGATTGGTGCTGGGGATAATCCAGATTTAGCGATCGCTGTTTTAGTTCCCGTTGGCTATGCAGCCGAACCACGCTTAAATCCAGGTCGTTTACCATTCTCTTCTAACGTCTCTGTGGATAGAATCGGTAATCCTTATGCAGGGTAGCTTTCCTTAAATTGGGCATAAAGGAAGAGGTAAAAGAGTCGAGTTCTGAGCCTCATTAATGGAGTTCAAAAGCTCATTGACGAGGCTTTGAGGTTCATCAACGAAGCTCTAGGACTCGTGAATGACTATTAAAGACCCATTCACGAGTCCCATTTATACCTACTCGATAAATTATAGATATTGATTTCTGCTCCACCACTCCCAATACCGTTCGGTTAAGACAAGAGACGCTATGAATCGCCGTCTCTACAATAATCTGCCACCACTCCCTACTCATCATGTCCCTAGCCTCCTTCCTAGCGCGTCGTTCGTTCCACT
The Nostoc punctiforme PCC 73102 genome window above contains:
- a CDS encoding nitroreductase family protein, producing MSSITQTIPLDVPSAIAQRRSIKTFKADPIAPELLKQLVELTVAAPSSYNIQDWQIILVQDEAQKAALSAASWNQQQIVQAPVTFVFAADPNAGEQNLAAILERASETGAWNEGTVNYFKTAIPQFQAGLGDKRREYAIKDAIIAATHLVLAAESLGLSTCFMNGWIEDRVKQVIGAGDNPDLAIAVLVPVGYAAEPRLNPGRLPFSSNVSVDRIGNPYAG
- the trxA gene encoding thioredoxin codes for the protein MSSITNVTEATFKQEVLESEIPVLVDFWAPWCGPCRMVGPVVDEVAAEYEGQVKFVKLNTDQNPTVASHYGIRSIPTLMVFKGGRQVDTVVGAVPKTTLNKTLAQHL
- a CDS encoding SDR family NAD(P)-dependent oxidoreductase, which encodes MDLKLHGKSALVSGSTAGIGLAIAQALAQEGASVIVNGRSEERVTQAIAKIQQSTPEAKVSGVVADTSTASGVEELFQKVPHVDILINNLGIYEPKTFFDITDEDWLNIFQVNVLSGVRLSRQYLQKQLEQNWGRIIFISSESAIQIPVEMIHYGTTKTAQLAIARGLAEMTIGTGVTVNSVLPGPTRSEGVEEFITNLAQERGINRAEVEAEFFQNVRPSSLIKRFATNEEVAAIVVYLSSPVASATNGAALRVDGGVIRSIV
- a CDS encoding ArsR/SmtB family transcription factor, encoding MRFLYHPDRKNISLPGVLYALGDPVRLEIVRLLATEGEQCCAQFDFAIAKSTMSNHFKILRESGIVFTRKEGTHHINILRREDLEVLFPGLLDAVLKAAQPLPVSPASDKQTASRV
- a CDS encoding nucleotidyl transferase AbiEii/AbiGii toxin family protein; translation: MTFRLEHHNQILTVLESLDSDILRKGSAYFGGGTLLAFEFEEYRWSKDIDFIASVGTEGYKYLRTVVFEGGHEALFRDLSKIQVGRSTTDQYGIRMIVFVDDMPIKTEIIAETRFQLDPPRYPKWSLVPCLSFNDCFTSKLLSNSDRYADDSVEARDLIDLAILRLQSRIPQASIEKAEKAYQVMRPLKRAIELFQGRPDYREKCFLSLQVDQAQIPKILDGIDLLSTDLGLSHTPRAFQEQHDILADLETQIKKQEDS
- a CDS encoding alkene reductase, yielding MTTEINLFSSYQLGNLELPNRIVMAPLTRNRASKGNVPYELNATYYAQRASAGLIISEATQVTPEGQGYPATPGIHSPEQVEGWKLITDAVHQQGGRIFLQLWHVGRISHPDLQPNGALPVAPSAIAPKGEAATYEGPKPFVTPRALETSEIPQIVEQYRQGAANALAAGFDGVEIHSANGYLIDQFLRDRTNQRTDKYGGSIENRTRFLLEVTEAVTSVWDSNRVGVRLSPSGTFNDIGDSNPLETFGYAAQALNQFNLAYLHIYEATEADIRHGGIIVPTSHIRDRFTGTLIVNGGYTREKGDAVLANKAADLVAFGTLFISNPDLPRRLALNAPLNEANQATFYGGGEQGYTDYPFWSAANEAVAKA